A single region of the Chlamydiales bacterium genome encodes:
- a CDS encoding 4'-phosphopantetheinyl transferase superfamily protein: MSMAVKKSIFSNLSEKEVHVWMIDIEAHLSSFNSYVHILSAEETLRANDYIFLEHSTRFVIRRAILRIILSFYTSISPKNIIIRTDQNGKPYLGCYESKIFFSLSYSQNLVYYAISSKPCIGIDIEYISEKPPEEDLAKLVLHSEEYKLFEKLFSYQKRDLFYQYWSQKEALVKAIGIGLRFPLSDIHIEFSNHQVSRLISFATSPVDMWSLSSLEIPSNYVGYIALKGELGPIKYQQLTNSEYV; this comes from the coding sequence ATGTCCATGGCCGTTAAAAAGAGCATTTTTTCTAACTTAAGCGAGAAGGAAGTACACGTTTGGATGATAGATATTGAGGCGCACCTTTCTTCTTTTAATAGCTACGTTCATATTTTATCTGCTGAAGAAACCCTACGGGCAAATGACTATATCTTCTTAGAACATTCTACTCGTTTTGTAATTAGAAGAGCTATCCTTCGTATTATTTTAAGTTTTTATACGTCCATTTCTCCTAAAAATATTATTATTAGAACAGATCAAAATGGTAAGCCATACTTGGGTTGTTATGAATCAAAAATTTTCTTCAGCCTGTCATATTCTCAAAACTTAGTTTATTATGCAATAAGCTCTAAACCTTGCATAGGCATTGATATTGAATATATTTCAGAGAAGCCCCCAGAAGAAGATTTAGCAAAGCTTGTTCTGCATTCTGAAGAGTACAAACTTTTTGAGAAGCTTTTTTCTTATCAGAAGAGAGATTTATTTTATCAATATTGGAGCCAAAAAGAAGCTTTAGTAAAAGCCATTGGCATAGGTCTGAGATTTCCTCTATCAGATATTCATATTGAATTCTCTAATCATCAAGTTTCACGCCTTATTAGTTTTGCAACGTCCCCTGTAGATATGTGGTCTTTATCTTCTCTTGAAATCCCTTCAAATTACGTAGGATACATCGCCTTAAAGGGTGAGCTCGGTCCTATTAAATATCAACAACTTACAAATAGTGAATATGTGTGA